The following coding sequences are from one Pseudomonas oryzae window:
- a CDS encoding CPXCG motif-containing cysteine-rich protein has product MLEFDSYSCPWCGEPAEAALDLSAGDQQYIEDCPVCCRPILFDLRTDGVAWTLEVRREDD; this is encoded by the coding sequence GTGCTGGAATTCGACTCCTACAGCTGTCCCTGGTGCGGTGAGCCGGCCGAGGCGGCGCTCGATCTGTCCGCGGGCGACCAGCAGTACATCGAGGACTGTCCGGTATGCTGCCGGCCGATTCTCTTCGATCTGCGCACCGACGGCGTGGCCTGGACCCTCGAGGTGCGTCGGGAGGACGACTGA
- a CDS encoding cytochrome b, whose amino-acid sequence MSKFMEWVDARFPATKMWEDHLSKYYAPKNFNFWYFFGSLALLVLVNQILTGIWLTMSFEPSAEGAFASVEYIMRDVEYGWILRYMHSTGASAFFVVVYLHMFRGLMYGSYQKPRELVWIFGMLIYLALMAEAFMGYLLPWGQMSYWGAQVIISLFGAIPVIGADLTQWIRGDYLISGITLNRFFALHVIALPIVILGLVVLHIIALHEVGSNNPDGVDIKKKKDENGIPLDGIPFHPYYTVKDIVGVVVFLFVFCTVIFFFPEMGGYFLEKPNFETANPFKTPAHIAPVWYFTPFYAILRAVPDKLLGVIAMGAAIAVLFVLPWLDRSPVRSMRYKGWMSKLWLLVFCVSFVILGVLGVLSPTPGRTLLSQVCTILYFAFFILMPFYTRMEKTKPVPERVTG is encoded by the coding sequence ATGAGCAAATTCATGGAATGGGTTGACGCCCGCTTCCCCGCCACCAAGATGTGGGAAGATCATCTGAGCAAGTACTACGCTCCGAAGAACTTCAACTTCTGGTACTTCTTCGGCTCCCTGGCACTGCTGGTGCTGGTCAACCAGATCCTCACCGGCATCTGGCTGACCATGAGCTTCGAGCCGTCCGCCGAAGGCGCCTTCGCCTCCGTCGAATACATCATGCGCGATGTGGAGTACGGCTGGATCCTGCGCTACATGCACTCCACCGGCGCTTCGGCGTTCTTCGTGGTGGTGTATCTGCACATGTTCCGCGGCCTGATGTACGGCTCCTACCAGAAGCCGCGCGAGCTGGTGTGGATCTTCGGCATGCTGATCTACCTGGCGCTGATGGCCGAGGCCTTCATGGGCTACCTGCTGCCGTGGGGCCAGATGTCCTACTGGGGCGCCCAGGTGATCATCTCGCTGTTCGGTGCGATCCCGGTGATCGGTGCCGACCTGACCCAGTGGATCCGTGGTGACTACCTGATCTCCGGCATCACCCTGAACCGCTTCTTCGCCCTGCACGTGATCGCGCTGCCGATCGTCATCCTGGGCCTGGTCGTGCTGCACATCATCGCGCTGCACGAAGTGGGTTCGAACAACCCGGATGGCGTCGACATCAAGAAGAAGAAGGACGAGAACGGCATTCCGCTGGACGGCATTCCGTTCCACCCCTACTACACCGTCAAGGACATCGTCGGCGTGGTGGTGTTCCTGTTCGTGTTCTGCACCGTGATCTTCTTCTTCCCGGAGATGGGTGGCTACTTCCTCGAGAAGCCGAACTTCGAGACCGCGAACCCGTTCAAGACCCCGGCACACATCGCTCCGGTGTGGTACTTCACCCCGTTCTACGCCATCCTGCGCGCCGTTCCGGACAAGCTGCTCGGCGTGATCGCCATGGGCGCCGCCATCGCCGTACTGTTCGTCCTGCCGTGGCTGGACCGCAGCCCCGTGCGCTCCATGCGCTACAAGGGCTGGATGAGCAAGCTGTGGCTGCTGGTGTTCTGCGTGTCCTTCGTGATCCTCGGCGTGCTGGGCGTGCTGTCGCCGACCCCGGGCCGCACCCTGCTGTCCCAGGTCTGCACCATTCTGTACTTCGCCTTCTTCATCCTGATGCCGTTCTACACCCGGATGGAGAAGACCAAACCGGTTCCGGAAAGGGTGACTGGCTGA
- a CDS encoding cytochrome c1, which translates to MKKQFAALIFALLPAFSFAASTEYPLDKVDVDFTDKAALQDGARTFANYCMGCHGAQFQRYERVAKDLGIPEQVMMENLVFTGAKIGDHMKTGMQPQDAKVWFGAAPPDLTLVARVRGNDWLYTYLRTFYEDPARPYGVNNKVFPNVGMPNVLSSLQGRQVIGCKQVQVVEHGKKVFDPLTGTPVTEEGCDQLTIVPKTGELSEAEFDEKVKNLVSFLAYSANPVKLESQRIGTYVLLFLAFFFVFAYLLKREYWKDVH; encoded by the coding sequence ATGAAAAAGCAATTTGCTGCACTGATTTTCGCGCTGCTGCCGGCCTTTTCCTTTGCCGCGAGCACCGAGTACCCGCTGGACAAGGTCGATGTCGACTTCACCGACAAGGCCGCCCTGCAGGATGGCGCGCGTACCTTCGCCAACTACTGCATGGGTTGCCACGGCGCCCAGTTCCAGCGTTACGAGCGCGTGGCCAAGGATCTCGGCATCCCTGAGCAGGTGATGATGGAGAACCTGGTCTTCACCGGCGCCAAGATCGGCGACCACATGAAGACCGGCATGCAGCCGCAGGACGCCAAGGTGTGGTTCGGCGCCGCGCCGCCGGACCTGACCCTGGTTGCCCGCGTGCGTGGCAACGACTGGCTGTATACCTACCTGCGCACCTTCTATGAAGACCCGGCGCGTCCGTATGGTGTGAACAACAAGGTGTTCCCGAACGTCGGCATGCCCAACGTGCTGAGCAGCCTGCAGGGCCGTCAGGTCATCGGCTGCAAGCAGGTCCAGGTGGTCGAGCACGGCAAGAAGGTGTTCGATCCGCTGACCGGTACCCCGGTGACCGAGGAAGGCTGCGACCAGCTGACCATCGTGCCGAAGACCGGTGAGCTGAGCGAGGCCGAGTTCGACGAGAAGGTCAAGAACCTGGTCAGCTTCCTGGCCTACTCGGCCAACCCGGTCAAGCTGGAGAGCCAGCGCATCGGTACCTACGTGCTGCTGTTCCTGGCGTTCTTCTTCGTGTTCGCCTACCTGCTGAAGCGTGAGTACTGGAAAGACGTCCACTAA
- a CDS encoding putative signal transducing protein: MQRVHEPLALGEGELLVRMLASEGIRAHLLGEHLLGAQGELPLAGLLAILVADEDAQRARRLIAEYNAALPLPAEPGEGDASGSQPDVLLC, translated from the coding sequence ATGCAGCGTGTCCATGAGCCGCTGGCGCTGGGCGAAGGTGAGCTGCTGGTGCGCATGCTGGCCAGCGAGGGGATCCGCGCCCATCTGCTCGGCGAGCACCTGCTGGGTGCGCAGGGCGAGCTGCCGCTGGCCGGCCTGCTGGCCATCCTGGTGGCCGATGAGGACGCGCAACGCGCCCGTCGGTTGATAGCCGAGTACAATGCCGCCCTGCCGTTGCCGGCCGAGCCCGGCGAGGGCGATGCTTCCGGCAGTCAGCCCGACGTGCTGCTCTGCTGA
- a CDS encoding SOS response-associated peptidase encodes MCGRFALFRWSPALAALPGFPDRLEPRWNVAPGQQVLLVRAGEQGREAGLVHWGLTPAWLADLSRAPAQARAETIAEQPLFREAFVQRRGVLPANGFYEWRGARRRPYWMSCAEHPQLALAALWEAYPVGGRVYLSAAVVTVAAGAQRRPLLLDAEREALWLDPQTPSDRLQALLAASPLALRERLLAGLGNSPAEEGPQCLTPA; translated from the coding sequence ATGTGTGGACGTTTCGCCCTGTTTCGCTGGTCGCCGGCGCTCGCCGCGTTGCCCGGGTTTCCGGACCGGCTCGAGCCGCGCTGGAACGTCGCCCCGGGGCAGCAGGTGCTGCTGGTGCGGGCGGGCGAGCAGGGACGCGAGGCGGGCCTGGTGCACTGGGGGCTGACCCCGGCCTGGCTCGCCGACCTGTCGCGGGCGCCGGCGCAGGCGCGTGCGGAGACCATCGCCGAGCAGCCGCTGTTTCGCGAGGCGTTCGTCCAGCGCCGCGGGGTGCTGCCCGCCAACGGTTTCTACGAGTGGCGGGGCGCGCGTCGGCGTCCGTACTGGATGAGTTGCGCCGAGCATCCGCAACTGGCGCTGGCGGCGCTGTGGGAGGCCTATCCGGTGGGTGGGCGGGTGTACCTGAGCGCTGCTGTGGTCACGGTGGCTGCGGGAGCGCAGCGGCGGCCGCTGCTCCTGGATGCCGAGAGGGAGGCGCTATGGCTGGATCCGCAGACCCCGTCCGATCGGTTGCAGGCTCTGCTGGCGGCGTCGCCCCTGGCGCTGCGCGAGCGCCTGCTCGCCGGGCTGGGCAACAGTCCCGCCGAGGAAGGACCGCAGTGCCTGACGCCGGCCTGA
- the zapE gene encoding cell division protein ZapE, which yields MTPLERYQADLKRPDFFHDAAQENAVRHLQRLYDDLVHGGQQDAGLLGKLFGRKKPQGPIKGIYFWGGVGRGKTYLVDTFFDALPFKQKMRTHFHRFMKRVHEEMKTLKGEKNPLTIIAKRFADEARVICFDEFFVSDITDAMILATLLDELFKNGVSLVATSNIVPDGLYRDGLQRARFLPAIALLKQHTEIVNVDSGIDYRLRALEQAELYHFPLDAEAEQSLERSFKSLLTENCHVVENEVLLIENREIRARKTANDVAWFEFRELCDGPRSQNDYIELGKIYGAVLLANVEQMNVTKDDIARRFINLVDEFYDRNVKLIISAEVELKDLYTGGRLEFEFQRTLSRLLEMQSHEFLARPHKP from the coding sequence ATGACTCCGCTCGAACGCTACCAGGCCGATCTGAAACGTCCCGACTTCTTCCACGATGCCGCGCAGGAAAACGCCGTGCGTCACCTGCAGCGCCTGTACGACGATCTGGTGCATGGCGGTCAGCAGGACGCGGGGCTCTTGGGCAAGCTGTTCGGACGCAAGAAGCCGCAGGGGCCGATCAAGGGCATCTACTTCTGGGGCGGCGTCGGTCGCGGCAAGACCTACCTGGTCGACACCTTCTTCGATGCGCTGCCGTTCAAGCAGAAGATGCGCACCCACTTCCACCGCTTCATGAAGCGCGTGCACGAGGAAATGAAGACCCTCAAGGGCGAGAAGAACCCGCTGACCATCATCGCCAAGCGTTTCGCCGACGAGGCGCGGGTGATCTGCTTCGACGAGTTCTTCGTTTCCGACATCACCGACGCCATGATCCTCGCCACCCTGCTCGACGAGCTGTTCAAGAACGGCGTCAGCCTGGTGGCCACCTCCAACATCGTGCCGGACGGCCTGTATCGCGACGGCCTGCAGCGTGCACGCTTCCTGCCGGCGATCGCCCTGCTCAAGCAGCACACCGAGATCGTCAACGTCGACAGCGGCATCGACTACCGTCTGCGCGCCCTCGAGCAGGCCGAGCTGTACCACTTCCCGTTGGACGCCGAGGCCGAGCAGAGCCTGGAGCGCAGCTTCAAGAGCCTGCTCACCGAGAACTGCCACGTGGTGGAGAACGAGGTGCTGCTGATCGAGAACCGCGAGATCCGCGCCCGCAAGACTGCCAACGACGTGGCCTGGTTCGAGTTCCGCGAGCTGTGCGACGGCCCGCGCAGCCAGAACGACTACATCGAGCTGGGCAAGATCTACGGCGCCGTGCTGCTGGCCAACGTCGAGCAGATGAACGTGACCAAGGACGACATCGCCCGCCGCTTCATCAACCTGGTGGACGAGTTCTACGACCGCAACGTCAAGCTGATCATCTCCGCCGAGGTGGAGCTGAAGGACCTGTACACCGGTGGTCGCCTGGAGTTCGAATTCCAGCGCACCCTGAGCCGTCTGCTGGAGATGCAGTCCCACGAGTTCCTCGCCCGGCCGCACAAGCCGTGA
- a CDS encoding YajG family lipoprotein: protein MLPRLLLGLLAAACLTLVGCAHSPQHLSLQPMVTAQLNPIGQGQPVVVRVVDGRPSPVLGTRGGLYPETSTISVASQDLLPKLQGQAEAAVRLLGFTPTPNAYNAPQLTLTVTDMKYQSPKDGSYVTEANISASIRADVQNSARRYSGRYAATLNQRFGMAPNQQTNTKLVSDVVSDALTRVFKDPTIGQVLNNQ from the coding sequence ATGCTGCCCCGCCTGCTGCTTGGCCTGCTCGCTGCCGCCTGCCTGACCCTCGTCGGTTGTGCCCACAGTCCGCAACACCTGAGCCTGCAACCCATGGTGACCGCTCAGCTCAATCCGATCGGTCAGGGCCAGCCGGTGGTCGTGCGCGTGGTCGACGGCCGTCCCTCGCCGGTGCTCGGCACGCGCGGCGGCCTGTATCCGGAAACCAGCACCATCAGCGTGGCCAGTCAGGATCTGCTGCCCAAGCTGCAGGGCCAGGCCGAGGCGGCGGTGCGCCTGCTCGGCTTCACGCCGACGCCCAACGCCTACAATGCGCCGCAGCTGACCCTGACCGTGACCGACATGAAGTACCAGTCGCCGAAGGACGGCAGCTACGTCACCGAAGCCAATATCAGCGCCAGCATCCGTGCCGACGTGCAGAACAGCGCGCGCCGTTACAGCGGCCGTTACGCCGCGACCCTCAACCAGCGCTTCGGCATGGCGCCCAACCAGCAGACCAATACCAAGCTGGTCAGCGACGTGGTCAGCGATGCGCTGACCCGCGTGTTCAAGGATCCGACCATCGGCCAGGTGCTCAACAACCAGTGA
- a CDS encoding M48 family metallopeptidase, whose product MRSVFRLAGVAVALLLAGCQSVNTTSGGAVGVNRQQYMFSMLSSEQLNQMYAQSYQQTLSEAASAGKLDRSSALAQRVNNVTRRLIAQTPVFRPDAVRWNWETNVIASDELNANVGPGGKVIVYSGLIQKLNLTDDELAAVLGHEIAHALREHSREAMSKAYGAEIAKQSAATLLGLGQVGSELTGAALQYGMTLPNSRGNENEADLIGLELAARAGYDPNAAITLWNKMSRAGNGAPPEFMSTHPSSSTRVANLKAAIPRVMPLYQQARGQR is encoded by the coding sequence ATGAGGTCCGTGTTTCGCCTGGCCGGGGTGGCCGTTGCCCTGCTGCTGGCCGGCTGTCAGTCAGTGAATACCACCAGTGGCGGGGCGGTCGGCGTCAACCGCCAGCAGTACATGTTCAGCATGCTCTCCAGTGAGCAGCTGAACCAGATGTATGCCCAGTCCTACCAGCAGACCCTGAGCGAGGCGGCCAGTGCCGGCAAGCTGGATCGCAGCAGCGCTCTGGCGCAGCGGGTGAACAACGTCACCCGCCGGCTGATCGCGCAGACGCCGGTGTTCCGCCCCGATGCGGTGCGCTGGAACTGGGAAACCAATGTGATCGCCAGCGACGAGCTGAACGCTAACGTCGGCCCGGGCGGCAAGGTCATCGTCTACAGCGGCCTGATCCAGAAGCTGAACCTCACCGACGACGAACTGGCCGCGGTGCTGGGACACGAGATCGCCCATGCCTTGCGCGAGCACAGTCGCGAGGCCATGTCCAAGGCCTACGGCGCCGAGATCGCCAAGCAGAGCGCCGCGACGCTGCTGGGCCTGGGGCAGGTCGGCAGCGAGCTGACCGGGGCCGCGCTGCAGTACGGCATGACCCTGCCCAACAGCCGTGGCAACGAGAACGAGGCCGACCTGATCGGTCTCGAGCTGGCGGCGCGGGCCGGCTACGATCCCAACGCGGCGATCACCCTGTGGAACAAGATGAGCCGGGCCGGCAATGGTGCGCCACCGGAGTTCATGAGTACCCACCCGTCGTCCTCCACCCGCGTCGCCAACCTCAAGGCGGCCATCCCGCGCGTCATGCCGCTGTACCAGCAGGCGAGGGGGCAGCGCTGA
- the petA gene encoding ubiquinol-cytochrome c reductase iron-sulfur subunit gives MSNDGVNVGRRRFLVAATSVVGAAGAVGAAVPFVGSWFPSAKAKAAGAPVKVNVAKIEPGQQIVAEWRGKPVFIVRRTDEILANLAKIEGSMADPESKASVQPTYVDPKVRSIKPELLVVEGLCTHLGCAPSFRPEVAPADLGADWVGGYFCPCHGSRYDLAGRVYKAQPAPLNLPVPPYTFETDEVIIIGVDQEKA, from the coding sequence ATGAGTAATGACGGCGTGAATGTGGGCCGGCGTCGGTTCCTCGTCGCTGCCACCTCGGTGGTGGGGGCGGCTGGAGCTGTCGGTGCTGCGGTCCCGTTCGTGGGGTCATGGTTCCCCAGTGCCAAGGCCAAGGCAGCCGGTGCCCCGGTCAAGGTGAACGTGGCGAAGATCGAGCCGGGTCAGCAGATCGTTGCTGAATGGCGCGGCAAGCCGGTGTTCATCGTGCGCCGCACCGACGAGATCCTGGCCAACCTGGCCAAGATCGAGGGTTCCATGGCGGATCCGGAGTCCAAGGCTTCCGTACAACCGACCTATGTGGATCCCAAGGTCCGCTCGATCAAGCCCGAGCTGCTGGTCGTCGAAGGCCTGTGCACCCACCTGGGTTGCGCGCCGTCCTTCCGTCCCGAAGTCGCCCCGGCTGACCTGGGTGCCGACTGGGTGGGCGGCTACTTCTGCCCCTGCCACGGTTCCCGCTACGACCTGGCCGGTCGCGTGTACAAGGCACAGCCGGCGCCGCTGAACCTGCCGGTGCCGCCGTACACCTTCGAGACCGATGAAGTCATCATCATCGGCGTGGATCAGGAGAAAGCCTGA
- a CDS encoding 1-acyl-sn-glycerol-3-phosphate acyltransferase, which yields MAEFEAIRPYADAEVKPVLERLLADDAFLATLTRYRFPRLAGPLGWLLKPVIAHYLRREIQGVDSVAKLQDKIEPYVDRSIEKASDGISYSGLEHLQKGRAYLFLANHRDIVMDPAFTNYALYHAGMPTPRIAIGDNLLQKPFVSDLMRLNKSFIVHRSLTGRREKLAAYQTLSAYINHSIRHDGESIWIAQAEGRAKDGDDRTDSAILKMFHMSRKDEGFAEVLRDLHLVPVSISYEYDPCDLAKARELFVRATTGSYTKAPGEDDASIALGITGYKGRVHIGFTPEVSAPDTDPKQLALSIDQAILGNYRLFPVHYLAYAMWEEREAQLAVPAASDVFGAEELARAEAEWQRRLDACPAEHRPYLIMQYANPVRNQYRSRAGLL from the coding sequence ATGGCCGAGTTCGAAGCCATCCGCCCCTACGCCGACGCGGAAGTCAAACCCGTCCTTGAGCGCCTGCTCGCCGACGACGCCTTCCTCGCCACGCTCACCCGCTATCGCTTCCCCCGTCTGGCCGGCCCGCTCGGCTGGCTGCTCAAGCCGGTCATCGCGCATTACCTGCGCCGAGAGATCCAGGGGGTCGACAGCGTGGCCAAGCTGCAGGACAAGATCGAACCCTACGTCGACCGCAGCATCGAGAAGGCCAGCGACGGCATCAGCTACTCGGGCCTCGAGCACCTGCAGAAGGGCCGCGCCTATCTGTTCCTGGCCAACCACCGCGATATCGTGATGGACCCGGCCTTTACCAACTATGCGCTATACCACGCCGGCATGCCCACCCCGCGCATCGCCATCGGCGACAACCTGCTGCAGAAACCCTTCGTCAGCGATCTGATGCGGCTGAACAAGAGCTTCATCGTGCACCGCTCGCTGACCGGTCGACGCGAGAAGCTGGCGGCGTACCAGACCCTGTCCGCCTACATCAACCATTCGATCCGCCACGATGGCGAGTCGATCTGGATCGCCCAGGCCGAGGGACGCGCCAAGGACGGTGACGACCGCACCGACTCGGCGATCCTCAAGATGTTCCACATGAGCCGCAAGGACGAAGGGTTCGCCGAGGTGCTGCGCGACCTGCATCTGGTGCCGGTGTCGATCAGCTACGAATACGACCCCTGCGACCTGGCCAAGGCCCGCGAGCTGTTCGTGCGCGCCACCACCGGCAGCTACACCAAGGCGCCGGGCGAGGATGACGCCAGCATCGCCCTGGGCATCACCGGCTACAAGGGGCGCGTGCACATCGGCTTCACCCCGGAGGTGAGCGCCCCGGATACCGACCCCAAGCAGCTGGCCCTGAGCATCGACCAGGCGATTCTCGGCAATTACCGACTGTTCCCGGTGCACTACCTGGCCTATGCGATGTGGGAAGAGCGCGAGGCGCAGCTGGCGGTGCCAGCGGCCAGTGATGTGTTCGGCGCCGAGGAACTGGCCCGCGCCGAAGCGGAATGGCAGCGGCGCCTGGACGCCTGCCCGGCGGAGCACCGCCCGTACCTGATCATGCAGTACGCCAATCCGGTGCGGAACCAGTACCGCAGCCGCGCCGGCCTGCTGTAA
- a CDS encoding tryptophan--tRNA ligase, with translation MTTRILTGITTTGTPHLGNYAGAIRPAIVASRASDADSFYFLADYHALIKCDDPQRIQRSRLEIAATWLACGLDPQRVTFYRQSDIPEIPELTWLLTCVAAKGLLNRAHAYKASVDKNVEAGEDPDAGVTMGLFSYPVLMAADILMFNAHKVPVGRDQIQHVEMARDIGQRFNHLFGQGRELFTLPEAVIEESVATLPGLDGRKMSKSYDNTIPLFGTSKQLKDAVARIVTDSRLPGEPKDADGSHLFTLYQAFATPAQSAEFRAALEGGLAWGEAKQQLTALLEAELGEARERYNALIARPADLEDILLAGAAKARKTATPFLGELREAVGLRSFRNEVQVAASSKKKSAKGARFVSFRDDDGSFRFRLLDADGSQLLLSVSFADGKGAGAASKRLQAGELDLRAEGEGFALWLDDAPVAHSPAYADAATREAAMTRLSEALAPQED, from the coding sequence ATGACCACCCGTATCCTCACCGGCATCACCACCACCGGCACCCCGCACCTGGGCAACTATGCCGGCGCCATCCGCCCGGCCATCGTCGCCAGTCGCGCCAGCGACGCCGACTCCTTCTACTTTCTCGCCGACTACCACGCGCTGATCAAGTGCGACGACCCGCAGCGCATCCAGCGCTCGCGCCTGGAGATCGCCGCCACCTGGCTGGCCTGCGGCCTGGACCCGCAGCGGGTGACCTTCTATCGCCAGTCGGACATCCCCGAGATTCCCGAGCTGACCTGGCTGCTCACCTGCGTGGCGGCCAAGGGCCTGCTCAACCGCGCGCATGCCTACAAGGCCTCGGTGGACAAGAACGTCGAGGCTGGTGAGGACCCCGATGCCGGAGTGACCATGGGCCTGTTCAGCTACCCGGTGCTGATGGCCGCGGACATCCTTATGTTCAACGCCCACAAGGTGCCGGTCGGCCGCGACCAGATCCAGCACGTGGAGATGGCGCGCGACATCGGTCAGCGCTTCAACCACCTGTTCGGTCAGGGCCGCGAGCTGTTCACCCTGCCCGAGGCGGTGATCGAGGAGAGTGTGGCGACCCTGCCGGGTCTCGATGGCCGCAAGATGTCGAAGAGCTACGACAACACCATCCCGCTGTTCGGTACCAGCAAGCAGCTGAAGGACGCGGTGGCGCGCATCGTCACCGACTCGCGCCTGCCGGGTGAGCCCAAGGACGCCGACGGCTCGCACCTGTTCACCCTGTACCAGGCCTTCGCCACGCCCGCACAGAGCGCCGAGTTCCGCGCCGCTCTGGAAGGCGGCCTGGCCTGGGGCGAGGCCAAGCAGCAGCTCACCGCGCTGCTGGAAGCCGAGCTGGGCGAGGCCCGCGAGCGCTACAACGCGCTGATCGCCCGCCCGGCCGATCTCGAGGACATCCTGCTGGCCGGCGCCGCCAAGGCGCGCAAGACCGCCACGCCGTTCCTCGGCGAACTGCGCGAAGCGGTCGGTCTGCGCTCGTTCCGCAACGAGGTGCAGGTGGCCGCCAGCAGCAAGAAGAAGTCCGCCAAGGGCGCGCGCTTCGTCAGCTTCCGCGACGACGACGGCAGTTTCCGTTTCCGCCTGCTGGACGCCGACGGCAGCCAGCTGCTGCTCTCGGTGAGCTTCGCCGATGGCAAGGGCGCCGGTGCCGCGAGCAAGCGCCTGCAGGCCGGCGAGCTGGATCTGCGCGCCGAGGGCGAGGGCTTCGCCCTGTGGCTGGACGATGCGCCGGTGGCGCACAGCCCGGCCTACGCCGACGCTGCCACCCGCGAGGCGGCGATGACGCGCCTGAGCGAGGCGCTGGCACCGCAGGAAGACTGA
- the rpsI gene encoding 30S ribosomal protein S9, whose translation MSATQNYGTGRRKTATARVFLRPGTGKISINNRSLEQFFGRETARMVVRQPLELTENVEKFDVYVTVAGGGVSGQAGAIRHGITRALIEYDETLRSPLRKAGYVTRDAREVERKKIGLRKARKRPQYSKR comes from the coding sequence ATGTCGGCGACTCAAAACTACGGCACCGGCCGTCGCAAGACCGCTACCGCGCGTGTATTCCTGCGTCCGGGCACTGGCAAGATCTCCATCAACAATCGCAGCCTGGAGCAGTTCTTCGGCCGCGAGACCGCTCGCATGGTGGTTCGCCAGCCGCTCGAGCTGACCGAGAACGTCGAGAAGTTCGACGTCTACGTCACCGTTGCCGGTGGCGGCGTCAGCGGCCAGGCCGGTGCGATCCGTCACGGCATCACCCGCGCTCTGATCGAGTACGACGAAACCCTGCGCAGCCCGCTGCGCAAGGCCGGCTACGTCACTCGCGACGCCCGTGAAGTCGAGCGTAAGAAGATCGGTCTGCGCAAGGCGCGCAAGCGTCCGCAGTACTCCAAGCGTTAA
- a CDS encoding alpha/beta hydrolase, protein MSLTETPLLLDGPCGALEALYLDRADACGLALICHPHPLFAGTMHNKVVSTLQRTARDAGYATLRFNFRGVGQSAGTHAHGEGEIDDAEAAARWLLAQRPGLPLTLLGFSFGASVAACLGGRLEGQGVPVARLLMLAPPVERFAVDGRLPQDCPLTVIQPEDDEVVTPAAVYAWSAQLPRPHELLKVAECGHFFHGKLTELKELVLPRLQS, encoded by the coding sequence GTGTCACTGACTGAAACCCCTTTGCTGCTCGACGGGCCCTGCGGCGCCCTCGAGGCGCTGTACCTGGATCGTGCCGATGCGTGCGGTCTGGCGCTGATCTGCCACCCCCATCCGTTGTTCGCCGGCACCATGCACAACAAGGTGGTGTCCACCCTGCAGCGCACTGCACGCGATGCCGGCTACGCCACCCTGCGTTTCAACTTTCGCGGTGTCGGCCAGAGCGCCGGCACGCACGCCCATGGCGAGGGCGAGATCGACGATGCCGAGGCCGCCGCGCGCTGGCTGCTCGCGCAGCGCCCCGGGCTGCCGTTGACCCTGCTGGGCTTCTCCTTCGGCGCCAGCGTCGCCGCCTGCCTGGGTGGCCGTCTGGAAGGGCAGGGCGTTCCCGTCGCGCGTCTGCTGATGCTGGCGCCGCCGGTCGAGCGTTTCGCCGTCGACGGCCGCCTGCCGCAGGATTGCCCGCTCACCGTGATCCAGCCGGAGGACGACGAGGTGGTCACGCCGGCGGCGGTGTACGCCTGGTCGGCGCAGCTTCCGCGTCCCCATGAGCTGCTCAAAGTGGCAGAATGCGGCCACTTTTTTCACGGCAAGCTGACCGAGCTGAAAGAGCTGGTGCTGCCGCGCCTCCAATCCTGA
- the rplM gene encoding 50S ribosomal protein L13 has product MKTFSAKPETVKRDWYVVDAAGQTLGRLATEIASRLRGKHKPEYTPHVDTGDYIVVINAEQVRVTGAKSSDKMYYHHSGFPGGIKSISFEKLIAKAPERVIETAVKGMLPKNPLGRDMYRKLKVYAGASHPHTAQQPQELKI; this is encoded by the coding sequence ATGAAAACTTTCTCTGCGAAACCGGAAACCGTTAAGCGCGACTGGTACGTCGTCGACGCTGCTGGCCAGACCCTGGGTCGTCTGGCCACTGAAATCGCCAGCCGCCTGCGTGGCAAGCACAAGCCTGAGTACACTCCGCACGTCGATACCGGCGACTACATCGTCGTGATCAACGCCGAGCAGGTGCGTGTGACCGGTGCCAAGAGCTCCGACAAGATGTACTACCATCACTCCGGTTTCCCGGGTGGCATCAAGTCGATCAGCTTCGAGAAGCTGATCGCCAAGGCGCCCGAGCGCGTGATCGAGACCGCAGTCAAAGGCATGCTGCCGAAGAACCCGCTGGGTCGCGACATGTATCGCAAGCTGAAAGTGTATGCCGGTGCCAGCCACCCGCACACCGCTCAGCAGCCCCAAGAACTGAAGATTTAA